From Halotia branconii CENA392, the proteins below share one genomic window:
- a CDS encoding sodium-dependent bicarbonate transport family permease yields the protein MDVSLIISNFLNPPVLFFFLGMTAVFVKSDLEIPAPIPKLLSLYLLFAIGFKGGVELVKSGVTQEVVLTLLAAILMACIVPVYTFFILKWKLDTYDAAAIAATYGSISAVTFITASAFLSELGINFDGYMVAALALMESPAIIVGLILVNIFTVDEKREFSWPEVLQEAFLNSSVFLLVGSLIIGVLTGEHGWQVLEPFTQGLFYGVLTFFLLDMGLVAARRIKDLQKTGVFLILFAILIPIVNAGVGLVIAKIIGMPQGDSLLFAVLCASASYIAVPAAMRLTVPEANPSLYVSTALAVTFPFNIIVGIPLYQYGINLFWR from the coding sequence ATGGATGTCAGCTTGATTATTTCCAATTTTCTAAATCCGCCAGTCCTCTTTTTCTTTTTAGGGATGACTGCTGTTTTTGTCAAGTCCGATCTGGAAATTCCTGCCCCGATTCCCAAACTTCTATCGCTGTATCTGCTGTTTGCGATTGGTTTTAAAGGAGGAGTAGAACTAGTTAAAAGCGGCGTTACTCAAGAAGTAGTTCTCACGCTTTTGGCAGCGATATTGATGGCTTGCATCGTCCCAGTTTATACATTTTTTATTCTGAAGTGGAAGCTAGATACTTACGATGCAGCGGCGATCGCTGCTACCTACGGCTCAATTAGTGCTGTCACCTTTATTACTGCTAGTGCTTTTCTGAGTGAACTGGGCATTAATTTTGATGGTTATATGGTGGCAGCCCTTGCCCTGATGGAGTCTCCAGCGATCATTGTTGGTCTAATCTTGGTGAATATATTCACTGTTGACGAAAAGCGAGAGTTTTCCTGGCCGGAAGTTCTGCAAGAGGCTTTTTTAAATAGTTCAGTCTTTTTGTTGGTTGGTAGCCTAATAATTGGTGTATTGACGGGAGAGCATGGTTGGCAAGTATTAGAACCCTTTACCCAAGGGTTGTTTTATGGTGTTCTCACCTTCTTTTTACTGGATATGGGATTAGTCGCCGCCAGAAGAATTAAAGACTTGCAAAAAACCGGAGTTTTCCTGATTTTATTTGCCATACTAATTCCAATAGTCAATGCAGGTGTTGGATTAGTAATTGCCAAAATCATTGGTATGCCTCAGGGAGATTCACTCTTATTCGCCGTATTATGCGCCAGCGCCTCTTACATTGCTGTCCCAGCGGCTATGCGGTTAACTGTTCCAGAAGCAAATCCCAGCCTGTACGTTTCTACTGCTCTAGCAGTGACATTCCCGTTCAATATTATTGTAGGTATTCCGTTGTATCAGTACGGAATTAACCTATTTTGGAGATAA
- a CDS encoding metal-binding protein: protein MPSGRTHDRITLYALPLIAGVTFWQTRSSNVTLLVAGGFLFGGLMFGPDLDIYSVQFQRWGFLRWIWLPYQKSLRHRSFLSHGPIIGTTLRILYLGCLLTTLVILVLVIAQKLWNLSFTWQDLGETIGRSLMNYDTEYIALFLGLELGAMSHSLSDWGGSAYKRLQKQGLRGLLTSSKIKKRKPTSRGRRRATVSKDKGKITKDK from the coding sequence ATGCCCTCTGGTCGGACACACGATCGCATTACTTTGTATGCTCTACCATTAATAGCGGGTGTGACGTTCTGGCAGACTCGTAGCAGTAATGTGACTTTGTTAGTTGCAGGCGGATTTCTATTTGGAGGGCTGATGTTTGGCCCTGATTTAGATATTTACTCTGTGCAATTTCAACGCTGGGGTTTCTTACGTTGGATTTGGCTACCTTATCAAAAAAGTCTCCGTCATCGTTCTTTTTTATCCCACGGGCCAATTATTGGCACAACACTGCGGATACTTTATCTTGGCTGCTTGCTTACTACATTAGTAATTCTCGTTTTAGTAATTGCCCAAAAGCTGTGGAATCTGAGTTTTACTTGGCAAGATCTGGGGGAAACTATAGGGCGATCGCTCATGAATTACGATACTGAATATATCGCTTTATTCTTGGGTTTAGAACTCGGTGCGATGAGTCATTCTCTTAGCGATTGGGGCGGTTCGGCATATAAGCGCTTGCAAAAGCAAGGTTTACGGGGGTTGCTTACCAGCAGCAAAATTAAGAAGCGTAAACCAACAAGTCGTGGTCGTCGTCGAGCTACAGTGAGCAAAGACAAGGGGAAAATCACAAAGGATAAATAA
- the arsS gene encoding arsenosugar biosynthesis radical SAM (seleno)protein ArsS (Some members of this family are selenoproteins.), with protein sequence MQTISITPFKNKLNSPLTKKGITVLQINLGKRCNLACTHCHVEASPKRTEELSPEICQQLIELIHKFPEIKIVDLTGGAPEMNYGFKPLVEAARATNKQVIVRSNLTIYFVDGFGDLPEYFAQHQLRIVASMPCYLADNVDKMRGYGVFDHSIQALQWLNKLGYGKEPNLILDLVYNPQLPTSEKFSLAPEQTNLERDYKMFLQEHFGIIFNHLFTITNLPVGRTRMHLERKKLYASYLQFLESHFNNDTIDHLMCRDQLSIDYLGNVYDCDFNQMINLPAKTVNDETLTVTKLLETGSLDLINEIQTAPYCYGCTAGCGSSCGGALI encoded by the coding sequence ATGCAGACTATATCAATTACACCATTCAAAAATAAATTAAATTCCCCCTTAACAAAAAAAGGTATTACTGTTTTACAAATTAATTTAGGTAAGCGCTGTAATCTTGCCTGTACACACTGTCATGTCGAAGCTAGTCCCAAACGTACAGAAGAACTTTCTCCAGAAATTTGCCAACAGTTGATTGAGCTAATTCATAAATTTCCGGAAATTAAAATTGTGGATTTGACTGGTGGCGCACCAGAAATGAACTATGGATTTAAGCCATTAGTAGAAGCAGCAAGGGCAACTAACAAACAGGTAATTGTCAGATCTAATTTGACCATTTATTTTGTAGATGGCTTTGGTGATTTACCTGAATACTTCGCTCAACATCAACTAAGAATTGTAGCTTCTATGCCTTGCTACCTTGCAGACAATGTTGATAAAATGCGGGGTTATGGTGTCTTTGATCATTCAATTCAAGCTTTGCAATGGTTAAATAAACTTGGCTATGGAAAAGAACCAAATTTAATTTTAGATTTGGTTTACAATCCCCAATTACCCACAAGTGAAAAATTCTCTTTAGCTCCCGAACAGACTAACTTAGAACGAGACTACAAAATGTTTTTACAAGAACATTTTGGTATTATTTTCAATCATCTCTTCACTATTACTAACTTACCAGTTGGTAGAACTAGAATGCATTTAGAACGAAAAAAATTGTACGCTAGCTACTTGCAGTTTTTAGAGTCACATTTTAATAACGACACAATTGACCATTTGATGTGTCGTGACCAACTTTCAATTGATTATCTGGGTAATGTGTATGATTGCGACTTTAACCAGATGATAAATCTGCCGGCGAAAACTGTTAATGATGAAACATTAACAGTTACGAAATTGCTAGAAACTGGTAGTTTAGACTTGATTAATGAAATCCAAACTGCGCCATATTGCTATGGTTGTACTGCTGGATGCGGTTCTAGTTGTGGTGGTGCTTTGATATGA
- a CDS encoding DUF6737 family protein produces the protein MSEQKPLNPWNYKPWWCQPWSILLTGVTLISGSWLLFKIIWLTVLVAIPLLVWMGFFLLVWPRLIIKSGIPDSPEHDIMNLPHAETQRRRE, from the coding sequence ATGTCTGAACAAAAGCCTCTAAATCCTTGGAACTACAAACCTTGGTGGTGTCAGCCTTGGTCGATTTTACTTACAGGCGTGACGCTAATTAGTGGCAGTTGGCTACTATTTAAGATCATTTGGTTAACAGTACTGGTTGCAATTCCTCTATTGGTATGGATGGGTTTTTTCTTATTGGTTTGGCCTCGACTAATTATCAAAAGTGGCATTCCCGATTCACCCGAACACGATATTATGAATTTACCTCACGCAGAGACGCAGAGACGCAGAGAGTAA
- the ppsA gene encoding phosphoenolpyruvate synthase, protein MVTVSQNTLAQFSQERSLILWFDEVGIADIPLVGGKNASLGEMIQQLTPQGVKVPTGFATTAYAYRYFIQSAGLEAKLQELFRDLDVEDIKNLRLRGKKARSLLIHTPFPVELREAIATAYESLCEKYNADTDVAVRSSATAEDLPDASFAGQQETYLNVVGVEGVLAACHKCFASLFTDRAISYRHTKKFDHLSIALTVGVQKMVRSDLATSGVMFSIDTETGFKDAALITAAYGLGENVVQGSVNPDEYCVFKPTLKTGFRPIIDKKLGSKELKMIYDDGSKFTKNVTVSTADKGKFALSDDEILQLAHWACLIEDHYSQVHGIYTPMDIEWAKDGITNQLFVVQARPETVQSQRTGNLLRSYRLVGKAEEQTKNVSLQPLTTGRAVGEAISQGKVHLILDVHKIEQFQAGDVLVTERTDPDWEPIMKRASAIVTNAGGRTCHAAIIARELGVPAIVGCGNATDVLKTGQEVTISCAEGEEGKVYAGLLPFEVQEVPLENLPRTRTQILMNVGNPQEALSLSAIPNDGVGLARTEFIIANQIQIHPMALIHFDEVKDEFVKAKIAKITALYAEKSQYFVDKLAQGIGRIAAAFYPKSVTVRMSDFKSNEYANLLGGQQFEPDEENPMLGWRGAARYYDEGYREAFALECEAIKRVREEMGLTNVIPMIPFCRTPDEGRLVLAEMAKNGLQQGVNNLQVYVMCELPSNVIMAEEFADVFDGFSIGSNDLTQLTLGVDRDSALVARLFDERSPAVKQMVKMVIQTAKKHNRKIGICGQAPSDYPEFAQFLVEEGIDSISLNPDSVLKTMLEIAKVEQQA, encoded by the coding sequence ATGGTTACGGTATCTCAAAACACTTTAGCTCAATTTTCTCAAGAGCGATCGCTTATTCTCTGGTTTGATGAAGTAGGAATTGCTGACATTCCCCTTGTTGGTGGGAAGAATGCCTCATTAGGGGAAATGATTCAACAATTGACACCTCAAGGTGTGAAAGTTCCTACCGGATTTGCTACTACGGCTTATGCTTATCGTTATTTCATTCAATCAGCAGGGTTAGAAGCAAAGTTGCAAGAACTGTTTCGAGATTTGGATGTTGAGGATATTAAAAATTTACGGCTCAGGGGAAAAAAAGCACGATCGCTGTTGATACATACGCCATTTCCTGTAGAATTGCGAGAGGCGATCGCTACAGCTTATGAAAGTCTATGTGAGAAATACAACGCAGATACAGATGTAGCAGTTCGCTCCAGTGCTACCGCCGAAGACCTCCCCGATGCTAGTTTTGCCGGACAACAAGAAACATACCTCAATGTTGTTGGTGTCGAAGGAGTTTTAGCAGCTTGTCACAAATGTTTTGCTTCTTTATTTACTGACCGCGCTATTTCTTATCGTCACACTAAGAAATTTGACCATTTGAGCATTGCTTTGACTGTGGGTGTGCAGAAAATGGTGCGTTCAGATTTAGCAACCTCCGGAGTAATGTTTTCAATTGATACAGAAACTGGTTTTAAGGATGCGGCATTAATCACCGCAGCATACGGTTTAGGAGAAAACGTAGTTCAAGGTTCCGTCAATCCAGATGAATACTGTGTTTTTAAACCAACTTTAAAAACAGGTTTTCGCCCAATTATTGATAAAAAATTGGGCAGCAAAGAGTTGAAAATGATCTATGATGACGGCTCAAAATTTACCAAAAATGTCACCGTATCAACCGCAGATAAAGGTAAATTTGCCCTCAGTGATGACGAAATTTTACAACTAGCACATTGGGCATGTCTAATTGAAGACCATTATTCTCAAGTCCACGGTATTTACACTCCAATGGATATTGAATGGGCAAAAGATGGCATTACCAACCAATTGTTTGTAGTCCAAGCACGTCCTGAAACTGTCCAGTCACAGAGAACCGGAAATTTGCTGCGTAGTTATCGCCTTGTAGGGAAAGCAGAGGAGCAAACAAAGAATGTTTCTCTTCAACCTCTGACAACAGGACGTGCAGTCGGGGAAGCAATTAGTCAAGGCAAAGTCCACCTAATTTTAGATGTACACAAAATTGAGCAGTTCCAAGCTGGGGATGTGTTGGTGACAGAAAGAACTGACCCTGACTGGGAACCGATTATGAAACGCGCCAGTGCTATTGTCACTAATGCTGGTGGACGCACCTGCCATGCAGCAATTATTGCACGAGAGTTGGGTGTGCCGGCGATCGTGGGCTGCGGCAATGCGACGGATGTTTTGAAAACTGGTCAAGAAGTAACAATTTCTTGCGCTGAAGGAGAAGAAGGCAAGGTTTATGCAGGTTTATTGCCCTTTGAAGTTCAAGAAGTTCCTTTAGAGAACTTACCCCGCACTCGCACTCAAATTTTGATGAATGTCGGTAATCCTCAAGAAGCTTTGAGTTTATCTGCCATTCCTAACGATGGAGTGGGTTTGGCGCGGACAGAGTTTATCATTGCTAACCAAATTCAAATCCACCCAATGGCGTTGATTCATTTTGACGAAGTAAAAGACGAATTTGTCAAAGCCAAAATTGCTAAAATTACTGCACTTTATGCCGAAAAATCTCAGTATTTTGTGGATAAATTAGCCCAAGGTATAGGCAGAATTGCCGCAGCATTTTATCCCAAATCAGTGACTGTGCGAATGTCAGATTTTAAAAGTAATGAATATGCCAATTTATTAGGCGGTCAACAGTTTGAACCCGACGAAGAAAACCCGATGTTGGGCTGGCGAGGGGCGGCGCGTTATTACGACGAAGGCTATAGAGAAGCTTTTGCTCTCGAATGCGAGGCTATAAAACGGGTCAGAGAAGAAATGGGTTTAACTAATGTCATCCCCATGATTCCCTTTTGCCGGACTCCTGATGAAGGGCGTTTGGTGTTAGCAGAGATGGCAAAAAATGGTTTACAGCAAGGTGTCAATAACTTACAAGTTTATGTCATGTGTGAATTGCCCAGCAATGTAATTATGGCTGAAGAGTTTGCTGATGTATTTGATGGATTCTCCATTGGTTCCAACGACTTAACTCAATTAACACTGGGAGTAGACAGAGATTCTGCGTTAGTGGCGCGGTTATTTGATGAACGCAGTCCAGCAGTCAAACAAATGGTGAAAATGGTCATTCAAACTGCCAAAAAGCATAACCGCAAAATTGGTATTTGTGGACAAGCACCCAGTGATTATCCAGAATTTGCTCAGTTTTTGGTTGAAGAGGGAATTGATTCTATAAGTCTGAATCCAGATTCAGTTTTAAAGACAATGCTGGAAATAGCCAAAGTCGAACAGCAAGCTTGA
- a CDS encoding endonuclease NucS domain-containing protein: MSQNIRIWDISSTNRLSEVKKSKLEAEQSIQDWLEQDIYIISDNLLVIGKEVQTDYGGFIDLLCLDKKGDIVIIELKRDKTPREVTAQALDYASWVKDLSNDTITSIANKYLINKVSLELDKAFQKTFNTELPEILNTNHQILIVASKIDSSSERIISYLSETYGVNINAVTFQYFCSEDGRKLLARVFLIEPTQVEENTQRQNNSKRQPNLSFEELDEIVKKHSLENLYSTLYKNLLNTYFTVVSTTRSSLSFKKGNKTIFTLIPVESNPEKGLKFRIYTTRFAQHWGINTEEIINLLPTSKYKWENYPDATPDWSGHEGFFNNLDEVDKFIAGLHKLTQNSV; encoded by the coding sequence ATGTCACAAAATATTAGAATTTGGGATATTTCTTCCACAAATCGCCTCAGTGAAGTAAAAAAATCAAAGCTTGAAGCTGAACAGAGTATACAAGATTGGTTAGAGCAAGATATTTATATTATTTCAGATAACTTATTAGTAATAGGAAAGGAAGTGCAAACAGATTATGGTGGATTTATAGATCTTTTATGCTTAGATAAAAAAGGAGATATTGTCATTATAGAGTTAAAACGTGACAAGACTCCTAGAGAAGTTACCGCTCAAGCTTTAGATTATGCTTCTTGGGTAAAAGATTTATCAAACGATACGATTACTAGTATTGCTAATAAGTATCTAATAAATAAAGTTTCTCTAGAACTTGATAAAGCTTTCCAGAAAACTTTTAATACAGAATTACCCGAAATTCTTAATACAAATCATCAGATATTAATTGTTGCATCTAAAATAGATAGTAGCTCTGAAAGAATTATTAGTTATTTATCAGAAACTTATGGAGTAAATATTAATGCTGTAACATTTCAATACTTCTGTAGTGAAGATGGTAGAAAACTATTAGCTAGAGTATTTTTAATTGAGCCAACTCAAGTAGAAGAAAATACGCAGCGACAAAATAATTCCAAAAGACAACCAAATTTATCTTTTGAAGAACTTGATGAGATTGTTAAAAAACATAGTTTAGAAAATCTATATTCTACCCTCTATAAAAATTTGTTAAATACTTATTTTACTGTTGTTTCAACAACCAGAAGTTCATTGAGCTTTAAAAAAGGTAATAAAACTATATTTACTTTAATTCCTGTAGAAAGCAATCCTGAAAAAGGGCTTAAATTCCGGATTTATACAACAAGATTTGCACAACATTGGGGTATAAATACAGAGGAAATAATAAATTTATTGCCCACATCAAAATATAAATGGGAAAATTATCCTGATGCTACACCTGATTGGTCTGGGCATGAAGGATTTTTCAACAATCTAGATGAAGTAGACAAATTTATTGCAGGACTGCATAAACTAACTCAAAATTCAGTTTGA
- a CDS encoding P-II family nitrogen regulator, which translates to MHLVKKIEIIANAFELSRILDGLDKSGVHGHAVIRNVAGKGLRGTAEDLDMTMLDNVYIIAFCMPEYVKPVVENIKPLLNKFGGTCYISDVMEIRSIKCVASL; encoded by the coding sequence ATGCACCTAGTCAAAAAGATAGAAATTATTGCCAATGCGTTTGAGTTGAGCAGAATTTTAGATGGTTTAGATAAATCAGGTGTACATGGTCATGCAGTAATCCGCAATGTTGCAGGCAAAGGGTTACGAGGTACGGCGGAAGATTTAGACATGACAATGCTCGATAACGTTTACATTATTGCGTTTTGTATGCCAGAGTACGTCAAGCCTGTAGTCGAAAACATCAAACCACTGCTCAACAAATTTGGAGGTACTTGTTACATCTCAGATGTTATGGAGATTAGATCTATAAAATGCGTCGCGTCGTTATAG
- the mazG gene encoding nucleoside triphosphate pyrophosphohydrolase — protein MTDGKVNTLAALQELIEVVAKLRSPDGGCPWDLAQTPETLIPYVIEEAYEVVDAIKSKETEAIKEELGDLLLQVVLQTQIASESGQFALAEVAQGISQKLIRRHPHVFGDVSVASVDEVRQNWEQIKAAEKGESSPNNQKLSAKLSRYGRTLPPLMAAMKISQKAAAVGFEWENIDGVWDKFHEELGEFQQALAEETPERQQAELGDLLFAILQLARWYNLDPSAALQGTNQRFVQRLEKMEAVSDRPLSDYSLDELETLWQQAKAQIAKEL, from the coding sequence ATGACTGATGGCAAAGTTAATACTTTGGCGGCGTTGCAAGAGTTAATTGAGGTGGTAGCAAAGTTGCGATCGCCTGATGGGGGTTGTCCTTGGGATTTGGCTCAAACTCCCGAAACGCTGATACCTTATGTGATTGAAGAAGCTTATGAAGTGGTTGATGCGATTAAAAGTAAGGAAACAGAAGCAATTAAAGAAGAATTAGGAGATTTATTATTACAAGTAGTTTTACAAACCCAAATTGCTAGCGAATCTGGACAATTTGCTTTAGCAGAAGTCGCACAAGGTATTTCTCAAAAATTGATTCGCCGTCATCCCCATGTATTTGGTGATGTGTCGGTAGCCAGTGTAGATGAGGTACGGCAAAATTGGGAACAAATTAAAGCTGCGGAAAAAGGCGAATCATCCCCAAATAATCAAAAACTCAGCGCTAAACTCAGTCGCTATGGACGTACTCTTCCTCCGCTGATGGCGGCAATGAAAATTTCTCAAAAAGCTGCTGCGGTTGGGTTTGAATGGGAAAATATTGATGGAGTCTGGGACAAATTTCACGAGGAATTAGGTGAGTTTCAACAAGCTTTAGCTGAGGAAACACCCGAACGACAACAAGCAGAATTAGGAGATTTACTATTTGCGATTCTTCAGCTTGCCCGTTGGTATAATCTTGACCCTAGCGCTGCCTTACAAGGTACAAATCAGCGATTTGTGCAGCGGTTAGAAAAAATGGAGGCAGTTAGCGATCGCCCCCTTTCTGATTACAGTTTGGATGAGTTAGAGACTCTATGGCAACAGGCAAAAGCCCAAATTGCCAAAGAGCTGTAA
- a CDS encoding sensor histidine kinase gives MNSNNDITIPFQVDLTNCDREPIHIPGSIQPHGILLALKEADLTILQVSNNIFNFFGLHPEELLNQPLHKLIESEQVHLLQDCLSQENLSFVNPIEFTIKSGDKTIHFDGIVHRSHQVLILELEPAFSEKDNAFFRFYHLVKLAMSKLQGAATVTKLSQILAKEIKKITGFDRVMIYRLDDDWNGIVIAEEKPEYLTAYLGLHYPASDIPHQARQLYSQNWLRLIPDAGYQSAAIVPINNPETEQPLDLSMSVLRSVSPLHVEYMHNMGVKASMSISIMKNKKLWGLIACHHQSPKYIPYEIRNACEFLGQMTSLELGTKEDSEDSEYKITLKSVHSKLIEFMSAEKNFIEGLINYEPNLLNLVNAQGAAVCFSGEYFTVGNTPEKQDLQDLVEWLYQNLREDIFYTDALSQVYPQAEKFRDVASGLMTFSFSKTQKNYVLWFRPEVVRTINWGGNPNKPVEVTANGGLRLSPRKSFELWKEIVQFKSRPWKSCEVDAALELRSAIIGVVLRKADELAQLNIELERSNHELDAFAYIASHDLKEPLRGIHNYSNFLIEDYGQTINDEGKEKLRTLIRLTQRMEDLIDSLLYFSRLGRVDLSMQQTDFNGVVRRSLDLLSARIEEMQVEIRIPRPLPTVYCDRVQVGEVFNNLIANAIKYNDKAKKWIEIGYIDHPNPPVIFYVRDNGIGIREKHFEAIFRIFKRLHGLSKYGGGTGAGLTITKKIVERHGGKIWVESAYGEGSTFYFTLQEVD, from the coding sequence GTGAACAGTAACAATGATATTACCATTCCCTTTCAAGTTGATCTCACAAACTGCGATCGCGAACCAATTCATATTCCTGGCTCAATTCAGCCACATGGTATCCTTTTAGCGTTAAAAGAAGCGGATTTAACTATCCTGCAAGTTAGTAATAATATATTTAATTTTTTTGGTCTTCATCCTGAAGAATTGCTAAATCAACCTTTACACAAGTTGATTGAATCTGAGCAAGTTCATTTACTACAAGATTGTTTATCTCAAGAAAATTTATCATTTGTTAATCCAATTGAATTTACTATAAAATCTGGTGATAAAACTATACATTTTGATGGAATTGTTCATCGTTCCCATCAAGTTTTAATCTTGGAACTAGAACCTGCATTTTCAGAAAAAGATAATGCATTTTTTAGATTTTATCACTTAGTGAAGCTGGCAATGTCGAAGTTACAAGGTGCAGCCACTGTCACAAAATTAAGTCAAATTCTTGCTAAAGAAATTAAAAAGATCACTGGCTTTGATCGGGTGATGATTTATCGATTAGATGATGATTGGAATGGCATCGTTATTGCAGAAGAAAAGCCAGAATATCTTACTGCTTATTTAGGCTTACATTACCCTGCTTCTGATATTCCTCATCAAGCCCGACAACTCTACAGCCAAAACTGGCTAAGGCTGATACCTGATGCTGGCTACCAATCAGCAGCAATTGTGCCTATAAATAACCCAGAGACTGAGCAGCCTTTAGATTTAAGTATGTCGGTATTGCGGAGTGTCTCACCTTTACATGTTGAGTATATGCACAATATGGGTGTAAAGGCATCAATGTCAATTTCGATTATGAAAAATAAAAAACTATGGGGACTAATTGCTTGTCATCATCAATCACCTAAATATATTCCTTATGAAATTCGCAATGCTTGTGAATTTTTAGGACAAATGACATCTTTAGAACTGGGTACAAAAGAAGATAGTGAAGATAGCGAATATAAAATTACATTGAAATCTGTCCACAGCAAGTTAATTGAATTTATGTCGGCAGAAAAAAACTTTATTGAGGGTTTAATTAACTACGAGCCTAATCTCCTGAATCTTGTGAACGCTCAAGGAGCAGCAGTCTGTTTTTCTGGAGAATATTTTACCGTTGGTAACACTCCAGAAAAACAGGATTTACAAGATTTAGTCGAATGGCTTTATCAAAATCTGCGTGAGGATATTTTTTACACCGATGCACTTTCACAAGTTTATCCCCAGGCTGAAAAATTTCGGGATGTAGCCAGCGGTTTGATGACGTTTTCCTTTTCTAAAACTCAAAAAAATTATGTTTTGTGGTTTCGCCCAGAAGTAGTAAGAACTATAAATTGGGGCGGAAACCCGAATAAACCTGTAGAAGTAACAGCAAATGGAGGATTGCGCCTATCACCCCGCAAGTCGTTTGAATTGTGGAAAGAAATAGTGCAATTCAAGTCACGGCCTTGGAAATCTTGTGAAGTGGATGCAGCACTGGAATTGAGAAGTGCAATTATTGGCGTAGTGCTGCGGAAAGCAGATGAACTAGCACAGCTAAATATCGAATTAGAACGCAGCAATCATGAATTAGATGCTTTTGCCTACATTGCTTCTCATGATTTGAAGGAACCACTACGGGGTATTCATAATTATTCTAATTTTTTGATTGAGGATTACGGTCAAACCATAAACGATGAAGGTAAAGAAAAGCTCAGAACTCTGATTCGTCTCACCCAGCGCATGGAGGATTTAATCGATTCGTTGCTATATTTTTCGCGCTTGGGCAGAGTGGATCTCTCAATGCAGCAGACTGATTTTAATGGTGTTGTTCGTCGCAGTTTAGATTTGTTGAGTGCCAGAATTGAAGAGATGCAGGTAGAGATTCGTATTCCCAGACCATTACCAACAGTGTATTGCGATCGCGTCCAAGTAGGCGAAGTCTTCAATAATCTTATTGCCAACGCCATTAAATACAACGATAAAGCCAAAAAATGGATTGAAATCGGTTATATTGACCATCCAAATCCACCAGTGATATTCTACGTGCGAGATAACGGCATTGGCATTCGAGAAAAACACTTTGAGGCGATTTTCCGCATTTTCAAACGACTGCACGGACTCAGCAAATATGGTGGCGGAACTGGCGCAGGATTGACCATCACTAAAAAAATTGTCGAGCGACATGGAGGTAAAATCTGGGTGGAGTCAGCCTACGGCGAAGGTAGTACTTTCTATTTCACATTACAGGAAGTGGATTAG
- a CDS encoding response regulator translates to MQPHLPLAGLNIFVVDDDDDSRFYITTVLEADGATVVAVTSAAEAWETLPKLQPDVFICDIAMPGEDGYTLIRKVRSLQNDKLRQVPAIALTAYGDSEDRIRALEAGFNTHVAKPVDPGELVVIIANVVASCRT, encoded by the coding sequence ATGCAACCTCACCTTCCTCTGGCAGGCTTAAACATTTTCGTGGTTGACGATGATGATGATAGCCGCTTTTATATCACTACCGTATTAGAAGCAGATGGAGCCACTGTCGTAGCGGTTACATCAGCGGCTGAGGCATGGGAAACGCTACCCAAGTTGCAACCTGATGTCTTTATCTGTGATATTGCCATGCCTGGCGAAGATGGCTACACCTTAATTCGCAAGGTGCGTTCACTGCAAAACGATAAACTTAGACAAGTCCCAGCAATCGCTTTAACTGCTTATGGAGACAGTGAAGATCGTATTCGTGCCTTAGAAGCGGGTTTTAACACTCATGTTGCTAAACCAGTTGATCCAGGAGAATTAGTGGTGATTATAGCAAATGTAGTTGCTTCTTGTAGAACTTAA
- a CDS encoding (2Fe-2S) ferredoxin domain-containing protein has protein sequence MKKLIKWLRKIIQYILEQFSPQPEQISVPKPRPVSIPIPTVSPRWQSGLVLVCSQCANEQLVNSHRPNRNSTAAEDLENWLKSRLKSEGLWGAYRVVSTSCLGVCPKGRVTVVVGSDAGGKGLCLVVNPRSDRERLYSYIKQK, from the coding sequence GTGAAGAAACTGATTAAGTGGCTCAGGAAAATTATCCAATACATCCTTGAGCAGTTTTCACCGCAACCCGAACAAATTTCAGTACCAAAGCCTCGTCCTGTCAGCATTCCTATTCCTACTGTTTCTCCCCGTTGGCAGTCTGGTTTGGTACTTGTGTGTTCACAATGTGCCAATGAGCAGCTTGTTAACTCCCATCGCCCTAACAGGAACTCAACGGCTGCTGAAGACCTAGAAAATTGGTTGAAATCTCGGCTGAAATCTGAAGGATTGTGGGGTGCATATCGAGTTGTTAGCACCAGTTGTTTGGGAGTTTGTCCAAAGGGACGGGTGACTGTAGTTGTTGGTAGTGATGCGGGCGGCAAAGGTCTATGCTTAGTTGTCAATCCCCGAAGCGATCGCGAACGTCTTTACTCATATATTAAGCAGAAATAG